The following proteins are encoded in a genomic region of Maribacter hydrothermalis:
- a CDS encoding thiol-disulfide oxidoreductase DCC family protein, with protein MNSNKKIILFDGVCNLCNRSVQFAIKRDKQDIFRYAALQSETGKKMLLERNIDPMDIDSIILIVPNIAYYTKSTAALEIGKNLKGMRTISSILLWLPESFRDIVYDFIARNRYKWYGKKESCMVPTTELKGKFLS; from the coding sequence GTGAATTCAAATAAAAAAATCATTCTTTTTGATGGCGTTTGCAACCTTTGCAACAGAAGTGTTCAATTCGCCATTAAGCGAGATAAACAAGATATATTCAGATATGCCGCTTTACAAAGTGAAACTGGAAAAAAAATGCTATTGGAAAGAAATATTGACCCTATGGATATTGATAGCATTATTCTAATTGTTCCCAACATTGCTTATTATACAAAGTCAACTGCAGCGTTAGAAATTGGTAAAAATCTAAAAGGTATGAGAACAATATCTTCCATTTTACTATGGCTACCGGAATCGTTTAGAGATATCGTATACGATTTTATTGCCCGTAACAGGTATAAATGGTATGGTAAAAAGGAGTCTTGTATGGTTCCGACAACCGAATTAAAAGGTAAATTTCTTAGCTAG